One stretch of Streptomyces agglomeratus DNA includes these proteins:
- a CDS encoding Asp23/Gls24 family envelope stress response protein, whose amino-acid sequence MATGQVEAAERGATRIADRVVAKIAARSAREALGKVPEGGKAPHATVTVHHDRARVRVVLELGYPSDIGGQCGAVRREVAQGVSTLAGMEVSEVAVHVERLHSAQARTARGRIR is encoded by the coding sequence ATGGCCACCGGTCAGGTCGAGGCCGCCGAGCGCGGAGCGACCCGGATCGCCGACCGGGTCGTCGCGAAGATCGCAGCCAGGTCGGCGCGCGAGGCACTCGGAAAGGTGCCGGAGGGCGGCAAGGCACCGCACGCGACGGTGACCGTGCACCACGACAGGGCGCGGGTGCGGGTCGTCCTCGAACTGGGCTACCCGTCGGACATCGGCGGGCAGTGCGGTGCGGTACGGCGTGAAGTCGCCCAGGGAGTAAGTACGTTGGCGGGCATGGAAGTGTCCGAGGTGGCCGTTCATGTCGAGCGGCTGCACTCGGCGCAGGCCCGCACGGCGCGGGGGAGGATCCGATGA
- a CDS encoding DUF6286 domain-containing protein codes for MTGPGPGPGSRPERDGPGGTGDPRETGDNGRTQRLPVISREQDGSSAPVREPVPTLQEEDGGKAGRFWSARRVPAALVALLAIGCAGLLLYDISAVRAGHPAMRWRRELADGLATRPLDDTWVLVGAGVAAALGLWLLLLALTPGLRAILPMRRTSADIRAGLDRKAAAMMLRDRAMEVPGVQSVRVAVGRSKVRVRAQSHFRELDDVRGDLDTALTAGIRQLGLAGRPGLSVHVGRPAKKG; via the coding sequence ATGACCGGACCCGGACCCGGACCCGGATCCCGGCCCGAGCGCGACGGCCCCGGTGGTACGGGCGACCCGCGTGAGACCGGAGACAACGGCCGTACGCAGCGGCTTCCCGTCATCTCCCGCGAGCAGGACGGCTCGTCCGCCCCCGTGCGCGAACCGGTGCCGACCCTCCAGGAGGAGGACGGCGGGAAGGCCGGGCGCTTCTGGTCCGCGCGGCGGGTGCCGGCCGCGCTGGTCGCCCTGCTGGCGATCGGCTGCGCCGGTCTCCTGCTGTACGACATCTCGGCGGTACGGGCCGGTCACCCCGCGATGCGCTGGCGGCGCGAGCTGGCCGACGGTCTGGCGACGCGGCCCCTGGACGACACCTGGGTGCTCGTCGGCGCGGGCGTCGCGGCGGCGCTCGGGCTGTGGCTGCTGCTCCTCGCGCTCACGCCCGGCCTGCGCGCGATCCTGCCCATGCGGCGTACGTCCGCCGACATCCGCGCCGGACTCGACCGGAAGGCCGCCGCGATGATGCTCCGCGACCGGGCCATGGAGGTGCCCGGCGTGCAGTCCGTGCGGGTGGCGGTGGGGCGCTCCAAGGTGCGGGTGCGAGCTCAGTCGCACTTCCGTGAACTCGACGATGTGCGCGGCGACCTGGACACGGCGCTCACCGCCGGGATCAGGCAGCTCGGCCTGGCCGGCCGGCCCGGCCTGTCCGTGCACGTCGGCCGTCCGGCGAAGAAGGGGTGA